The following proteins are co-located in the Massilia litorea genome:
- a CDS encoding ATP-binding domain-containing protein yields MAQIHPAGWREMSVTGNAAREIETLSLLEQRLSDTPYSIYHGVHWTNVEQGYSVYGDVDFIVVAPNGRMLLIEQVAGFMNETADGLQKNFQGKPRKIRAHILHTIEGLTRRYQGELSIDYLLYCPDYTVRDPNLAGIDPRHIIDATNKGKLAKIIREALPITDKTDEFDKVTRFLGDTLSLRPDPSSMIGSATQMVTRLSGGLATWARRLEFEPFRLRVVGTAGSGKTQLALAEYQAAIDAGLRPLYVCFNRPLADHIERLVPPGGRVSTFHMLCDAYMRAQDVTPDYSSPEVWNEIEQALADVALPETWQYDVLIVDEGQDFSTAWRDIVLAMVKPNGRAIWLEDPDQNLYGRQMVALPGWVKLHSDTNYRSPRQIVQMLKSMGAAREPVEAGSPFKGADIEELTYPEGNTEAMLAQTRRAVTSCLAAGFGRHDIAICSFRGREKSAILNLDKLSDAHTLRSFTGEYDLFGNPVFREGGLLAESVYRFKGQSAPALIFTEIDFEDMTDLVLRKLFVGMTRARLKLVLVMSDRASLQLLDRM; encoded by the coding sequence ATGGCCCAAATCCATCCTGCCGGCTGGCGCGAGATGTCCGTCACCGGAAATGCCGCACGCGAGATCGAAACCCTGTCCCTGCTCGAGCAGCGCCTGTCCGACACGCCCTACAGCATCTACCACGGCGTGCACTGGACGAATGTCGAGCAGGGATACTCGGTGTACGGCGACGTCGATTTCATTGTCGTCGCCCCGAACGGGCGCATGCTGCTGATCGAGCAGGTTGCCGGTTTCATGAACGAGACCGCGGACGGACTGCAGAAGAACTTCCAGGGCAAGCCCCGTAAAATCCGCGCCCACATCCTGCACACGATCGAGGGCTTGACGCGCCGCTATCAGGGAGAGCTGTCGATCGACTACCTGCTGTACTGCCCCGACTACACGGTGCGCGACCCGAACCTGGCAGGCATCGACCCGCGCCACATCATCGACGCCACCAACAAGGGCAAGCTGGCGAAGATCATCCGGGAAGCGCTGCCGATCACCGATAAAACCGACGAATTCGACAAGGTCACGCGCTTCCTCGGCGACACCCTCAGTTTGCGCCCCGACCCCAGCTCGATGATCGGTTCGGCCACGCAGATGGTGACGCGCCTGTCCGGGGGGCTGGCCACCTGGGCGCGCCGGCTCGAATTCGAACCCTTCCGCCTGCGCGTGGTGGGTACGGCCGGCAGCGGCAAGACCCAATTGGCGCTGGCCGAATACCAGGCCGCGATCGACGCCGGGCTGCGCCCCCTGTACGTCTGCTTCAATCGCCCGCTGGCCGACCACATCGAGCGATTGGTGCCGCCGGGCGGCCGCGTCTCGACCTTCCACATGCTGTGCGACGCCTACATGCGCGCTCAGGACGTCACCCCGGATTATTCCTCGCCCGAGGTCTGGAACGAGATCGAGCAGGCCCTGGCCGACGTCGCATTACCCGAGACCTGGCAGTACGACGTGCTGATCGTCGACGAGGGCCAGGATTTCTCGACCGCCTGGCGCGACATCGTGCTCGCCATGGTCAAGCCGAACGGCCGCGCGATCTGGCTCGAGGACCCCGACCAGAATTTATATGGCCGCCAGATGGTGGCCCTGCCGGGCTGGGTGAAACTCCATTCCGACACCAACTACCGCAGTCCGCGCCAGATCGTGCAGATGCTCAAATCGATGGGCGCCGCACGCGAGCCGGTCGAAGCCGGCAGCCCTTTTAAAGGGGCCGACATCGAGGAACTCACTTACCCAGAGGGCAACACCGAGGCGATGCTGGCCCAGACCCGGCGCGCGGTGACGTCGTGCCTGGCCGCCGGCTTCGGCCGCCACGACATCGCGATCTGCTCGTTCCGCGGGCGAGAAAAATCGGCGATCCTGAACCTCGATAAACTGAGCGATGCGCATACGCTGCGGTCGTTCACGGGGGAGTACGACCTGTTCGGCAATCCGGTGTTTCGCGAAGGGGGACTGCTGGCGGAGTCGGTGTACCGGTTCAAGGGACAGTCTGCGCCGGCGCTGATTTTCACGGAGATCGATTTCGAGGACATGACGGATCTCGTGCTGCGTAAACTGTTTGTGGGGATGACGCGGGCGAGACTGAAACTGGTGCTGGTGATGAGCGATCGGGCGTCCTTGCAGCTGCTGGATCGCATGTAA